One part of the Drosophila teissieri strain GT53w chromosome 3R, Prin_Dtei_1.1, whole genome shotgun sequence genome encodes these proteins:
- the LOC122619471 gene encoding uncharacterized protein LOC122619471 yields MTRYTRVDPGFASTPYSRENRNVKPAYDGSRGLERSSWAHRKDCGFSPESGSRGGRCGTVQRRSPIRSVHQQRKRNGSLEANGMNLKRSRGADESNISDWKYKELIQDNLSMALVDELHADGCLLFEKWGEIESRLADMVADRLTSVPQGPNPLLDSSLVIRRHRVIRCEDGFSKIFLEDCIKHLADEWDGLRIKLVHASEIPSPSQADREVVQAHTEETVENSFGWILPRGAQLPEAVIQEIQIRLQNKRRGHQLRFQIKDGPITWKVMIGRGLRVRIAYFIHEEETTRMEETNEVEVEQPKGADKPKNIRQIKVASQAEEVTPSNVEQQTEVNSFGWIVPRGAQFSDAAILEIKNGFLNKSKGQTVQFLVNDEGKSWRVTVGKDFRVRITQDNPVHTEVSEQAEANVSDWIVPPGAELSEAVIQEIQTHVLNRKNRNRFKFLVRDGLKRWRVYIRGGQFVRLTPQIPPLQEMDPSETAEQEITDESMEMEPTGNTERSEDAAHAKDLNQTENVEQADRMDQSAWILPPGAELSNKAILLIQERIQNTSRKGRCRFLVKDGDSLWRVFHYENQPVRIVPHNPDVKTTGDNKK; encoded by the exons atgactAGATATACACGCGTAGACCCAGGCTTTGCTTCAACTCCCTATTCCAGGGAGAACAGAAACGTGAAACCGGCTTATGATG GTTCCCGGGGCTTAGAACGCTCCTCCTGGGCGCATCGCAAGGATTGCGGTTTCTCACCGGAGTCAGGAAGTAGGGGAGGACGCTGTGGAACTGTTCAACGAAGATCGCCAATTAGGAGCGTTCATCAGCAGCGTAAGCGAAACGGATCATTGGAAGCAAATGGAATGAATCTTAAACGGTCCAGAGGTGCGGATGAATCCAATATTTCGGATTGGAAGTATAAGGAGTTGATCCAGGACAACCTTTCAATGGCCCTGGTGGATGAGCTCCACGCAGACGGCTGCTTGCTGTTCGAAAAGTGGGGGGAAATCGAGAGCAGGCTGGCGGACATGGTGGCGGATAGACTAACGTCTGTGCCGCAAGGACCCAACCCGCTGCTTGACTCGTCACTTGTTATCCGGCGCCACCGGGTGATCAGGTGCGAGGACGGCTTCTCCAAGATCTTCCTAGAGGATTGCATTAAGCACTTAGCCGACGAATGGGATGGACTACGCATCAAGCTTGTTCACGCCAGCGAAATACCCAGTCCCAGTCAAGCGGACCGGGAAGTAGTACAGGCACATACGGAGGAGACGGTTGAGAACTCGTTTGGCTGGATACTACCTCGAGGAGCTCAATTGCCTGAAGCAGTGATCCAGGAGATTCAGATACGTTTGCAGAACAAGCGAAGAGGCCATCAGCTGCGGTTCCAGATTAAGGATGGTCCAATAACATGGAAAGTAATGATTGGCCGAGGATTACGAGTCCGCATAGCGTATTTTATTCACGAAGAGGAGACAACGCGCATGGAGGAGACCAATGAGGTAGAAGTGGAACAACCAAAGGGGGCGGACAAACCAAAGAATATCAGGCAAATTAAGGTAGCTTCTCAGGCGGAGGAGGTAACGCCATCTAATGTGGAACAACAGACGGAGGTGAACTCATTCGGCTGGATAGTACCTCGGGGAGCTCAGTTCTCCGACGCTGCGATATTAGAAATCAAGAACGGATTTCTGAACAAGTCAAAAGGACAAACGGTCCAGTTCCTGGTTAATGATGAGGGGAAATCTTGGAGAGTGACCGTCGGAAAAGACTTTCGAGTTCGCATTACACAGGACAATCCCGTGCATACTGAGGTATCGGAGCAGGCGGAGGCGAATGTGTCAGATTGGATAGTACCCCCAGGAGCTGAACTGTCTGAGGCTGTGATCCAGGAGATTCAGACCCATGTGCTGAATAGAAAAAATAGGAATCGGTTCAAATTCCTGGTAAGGGATGGGCTTAAACGGTGGAGAGTATACATTCGAGGAGGTCAGTTTGTGCGCCTCACCCCTCAAATTCCCCCCCTGCAGGAGATGGATCCCTCGGAGACTGCGGAGCAGGAGATCACAGATGAGTcgatggagatggagccgACGGGCAATACGGAGCGCTCAGAGGATGCGGCGCATGCGAAGGACCTTAACCAGACGGAAAATGTGGAACAGGCGGATAGGATGGATCAGTCCGCTTGGATCTTACCCCCAGGAGCTGAACTGTCCAACAAAGCGATTCTGCTCATCCAGGAGCGTATACAAAACACGTCGCGCAAAGGTCGGTGCCGATTTTTGGTAAAGGATGGCGACAGCTTGTGGAGAGTCTTCCACTACGAAAACCAACCAGTTCGCATCGTTCCACACAATCCGGACGTCAAAACCACGGGAGACAACAAGAAATAA
- the LOC122619472 gene encoding uncharacterized protein LOC122619472 isoform X2: MVGKNFKALAHFHRLTEYIVQCKHCDKTLSSKHTSSNLTRHLIRNHKLLARTIFAGEEGKMLAELKDELEASASEDLSMELTEGEGETKSAVRGIMSVKREQEQMERHSQEEMRNKVIGKNNKLWAHFIRISEFMAKCMHCGKTLSSKHSSSNLMRHIVRRHTSLAKTLNHSHQHLMTPKKDSYSNLDRRQAADPLEKVNFDDVDSIIEKVADHLDEEEPFYEYVVDNSDSVVVDRCEEQEPADMQNMIPPDSASLAESTTQLDEKLKAETIYYNEMAELARAKRRLIDLQTKKLLLDMNVVDN, encoded by the exons ATGGTTGGGAAAAACTTCAAGGCTCTAGCGCACTTCCACCGCCTGACCGAGTACATAGTTCAGTGCAAGCACTGCGACAAGACGTTGTCCTCCAAACACACATCCTCCAACTTGACGCGCCATTTAATTCGGAACCACAAGCTCCTGGCCCGCACGATTTTTGCCGGCGAGGAGGGTAAGATGCTGGCGGAGCTGAAGGACGAGCTGGAAGCATCCGCCTCAGAGGACCTAAGCATGGAGCTCACAGAGGGCGAGGGCGAGACCAAGTCTGCGGTGCGCGGCATCATGAGCGTGAAGCGGGAACAGGAGCAGATGGAGCGGCACAGCCAGGAGGAAATGCGCAACAAGGTCATTGGGAAGAACAACAAGCTGTGGGCCCACTTTATCCGCATCTCCGAATTCATGGCCAAATGCATGCACTGCGGCAAGACGCTCTCCTCGAAGCACTCCTCCTCCAATCTGATGCGCCACATCGTGCGGCGCCACACCAGCCTTGCCAAGACGCTGAACCACTCGCACCAGCACCTCATGACACCGAAGAAGGACTCTTATAGCAACCTAGACCGTAGGCAGGCGGCTGATCCTCTGGAAAAAGTGAACTTTGACGATGTGGACAGCATTATCGAGAAGGTGGCCGATCACCTGGACGAAGAG GAACCCTTCTACGAGTACGTGGTGGACAACTCGGACTCCGTGGTGGTGGACAGgtgcgaggagcaggagccagCGGATATGCAGAACATGATTCCGCCGGACAGCGCCTCGTTGGCGGAGTCCACCACCCAGCTGGACGAGAAACTCAAGGCGGAAACGATATACTACAACGAGATGGCCGAGTTGGCCAGGGCCAAGCGCCGGCTCATCGATCTGCAGACCAAGAAGCTGCTCCTGGACATGAACGTGGTGGACAACTAG
- the LOC122619472 gene encoding uncharacterized protein LOC122619472 isoform X1, with protein MVGKNFKALAHFHRLTEYIVQCKHCDKTLSSKHTSSNLTRHLIRNHKLLARTIFAGEEGKMLAELKDELEASASEDLSMELTEGEGETKSAVRGIMSVKREQEQMERHSQEEMRNKVIGKNNKLWAHFIRISEFMAKCMHCGKTLSSKHSSSNLMRHIVRRHTSLAKTLNHSHQHLMTPKKDSYSNLDRRQAADPLEKVNFDDVDSIIEKVADHLDEEVTSISLQEPFYEYVVDNSDSVVVDRCEEQEPADMQNMIPPDSASLAESTTQLDEKLKAETIYYNEMAELARAKRRLIDLQTKKLLLDMNVVDN; from the exons ATGGTTGGGAAAAACTTCAAGGCTCTAGCGCACTTCCACCGCCTGACCGAGTACATAGTTCAGTGCAAGCACTGCGACAAGACGTTGTCCTCCAAACACACATCCTCCAACTTGACGCGCCATTTAATTCGGAACCACAAGCTCCTGGCCCGCACGATTTTTGCCGGCGAGGAGGGTAAGATGCTGGCGGAGCTGAAGGACGAGCTGGAAGCATCCGCCTCAGAGGACCTAAGCATGGAGCTCACAGAGGGCGAGGGCGAGACCAAGTCTGCGGTGCGCGGCATCATGAGCGTGAAGCGGGAACAGGAGCAGATGGAGCGGCACAGCCAGGAGGAAATGCGCAACAAGGTCATTGGGAAGAACAACAAGCTGTGGGCCCACTTTATCCGCATCTCCGAATTCATGGCCAAATGCATGCACTGCGGCAAGACGCTCTCCTCGAAGCACTCCTCCTCCAATCTGATGCGCCACATCGTGCGGCGCCACACCAGCCTTGCCAAGACGCTGAACCACTCGCACCAGCACCTCATGACACCGAAGAAGGACTCTTATAGCAACCTAGACCGTAGGCAGGCGGCTGATCCTCTGGAAAAAGTGAACTTTGACGATGTGGACAGCATTATCGAGAAGGTGGCCGATCACCTGGACGAAGAG GTCACTTCGATTTCGCTACAGGAACCCTTCTACGAGTACGTGGTGGACAACTCGGACTCCGTGGTGGTGGACAGgtgcgaggagcaggagccagCGGATATGCAGAACATGATTCCGCCGGACAGCGCCTCGTTGGCGGAGTCCACCACCCAGCTGGACGAGAAACTCAAGGCGGAAACGATATACTACAACGAGATGGCCGAGTTGGCCAGGGCCAAGCGCCGGCTCATCGATCTGCAGACCAAGAAGCTGCTCCTGGACATGAACGTGGTGGACAACTAG
- the LOC122620117 gene encoding 40S ribosomal protein S8 yields the protein MGISRDSAHKRRATGGKRKSLRKKRKFELGRPAANTKLGSGRVHSVRTRGGNTKLRALRLETGNFAWASEGVARKTRIADVVYNASNNELVRTKTLVKNSIVVIDATPFRQWYEAHYVLPLGRKRNPKHAQKEDENDVLTKKRSEKVMKKYLERQKYGKVEQALEDQFTSGRILACISSRPGQCGRSDGYILEGKELEFYLKKIKSKK from the exons ATGG GTATTAGCCGCGATAGTGCACACAAACGCCGGGCAACCGGAGGCAAGCGCAAGTCGCTCCGCAAGAAGCGCAAGTTCGAGCTGGGACGCCCCGCCGCCAACACCAAG CTTGGCTCCGGACGCGTGCACTCTGTGCGCACTCGTGGTGGAAACACCAAGCTCCGTGCTCTCCGTCTGGAAACCGGAAACTTCGCCTGGGCCTCCGAGGGAGTAGCGCGCAAGACCCGTATCGCCGATGTGGTGTACAACGCCTCCAACAACGAGCTGGTGCGCACCAAGACCCTGGTGAAGAACAGCATCGTGGTCATCGATGCCACGCCTTTCCGTCAGTGGTACGAGGCGCACTACGTGCTGCCCCTGGGACGCAAGCGTAACCCCAAGCACGCCCAGAAGGAGGACGAGAACGACGTGCTGACCAAGAAGCGCAGCGAAAAGGTTATGAAGAAGTACCTGGAGCGCCAGAAGTACGGCAAGGTCGAGCAGGCCCTCGAGGATCAGTTCACCTCCGGCCGCATCTTGG CTTGCATTTCTTCCCGCCCCGGACAATGCGGTCGCTCCGACGGCTACATTTTGGAAGGCAAGGAGTTGGAATTCTACCTTAAGAAGATCAAGTCTAAGAAATAA